The Flavobacterium sp. IMCC34852 genome contains the following window.
AGGGGAAACTTTCGATTTTGCCATAGCCGGCGGATTGGGCTACAACATCACGGAGCATTTCTTAATCCAAGCGCGTTATGTAGCCGGTTTAACTGAGGCTAACAGAAGTGCCGAGGTTAGAAACAGAACCATTCAGCTTTCTTTAGGTTACCGATTTTAATAAAATCATAACTTTAGTACAAAACCGTTGTCTGTTCGACAGCGGTTTTTTATTTTTACTTAAAATTCATTCTATGAAAATAGCTATCATCAATGGCCCTAATCTTAATTTATTAGGCAAACGCGAACCGGAAGTATACGGAAACATTACCTTCGAGTCTTTTTTTGAAACCTTAAAAAGCCAATATCCTACGCTAGAATTAAGCTATTTTCAAAGCAATATAGAAGGCGAATTGATTGATAAAATTCAGGAAGTTGGTTTCACTTTCGATGGTATTATTCTCAATGCTGCTGCTTATACCCATACTTCTGTTGGTATAGGCGATGCTGTTAAAGCTATCACAACACCGGTTATTGAAGTACATATTTCAAATACATTTGCTCGAGAAACTTTCCGTCACCAATCTTTTATCTCTCCCAACGCTAAAGGAATTATTATAGGTTTCGGATTGAAAAGTTACGAATTGGCTTTGCAATCATTTTTATAAACACTATTTAATCCATTTATGTTAAAAAAACTACTCTACGCCTTTACATTGCTACTTACTATCGTTACTAACGCTCAAGTCAAAGGTAAAGTCACCGATGAAAAAGGAGTTCCGCTACCTTTTGTGAATATCTTCGAAGAAAACACTTATAACGGAACCACT
Protein-coding sequences here:
- the aroQ gene encoding type II 3-dehydroquinate dehydratase, whose protein sequence is MKIAIINGPNLNLLGKREPEVYGNITFESFFETLKSQYPTLELSYFQSNIEGELIDKIQEVGFTFDGIILNAAAYTHTSVGIGDAVKAITTPVIEVHISNTFARETFRHQSFISPNAKGIIIGFGLKSYELALQSFL